The genomic interval TTTCGTGGCGACGACCCTGCCCTTTGGGCCGGTATACGCCAGTCTGCACCCCGATTTCGTCGCACTGCTGGTGCTGTACTGGGCCATCGGCGGAAACGGGAGTCTGGGCTACACTCTCGTCTGGGGGATCGGCCTGCTTCAGGATCTGATTCTCGGTGACGTTCTGGGAGCCCATGCCATGGGACTGGTGGTCATGCTATACCTGCTCTACCTGGGGCTGACGCGGGTACGTCGTCTGCCCCCCTGGGAGCAACTGTTCTTCATCTTCCTGTTGCTCCTGACGGAGCGTCTGGTGGTGTGGCTGTGGCAGGGGTGGACGACGCCGCCACGCTGGCACTGGGCGCTGTTGGTGGGACCGGCATTTGGGGCGGCGCTCTGGCCCTTGTGGACCTACCTCCTGGATGTGGTCTTTCGCCGGCAGATAGGACGTTCCTGATGGTGCCGATCCATGGGCGGGAGCGCGCCTTCTTCACCTCGCGGCTGCTGTTCATCGCCGTCCTCATCGGATTGATGAGCACCGTTTTGCTTGGCCGCATCTTGCACCTGCAGGTACAGGCCCACGA from Acidithiobacillus caldus ATCC 51756 carries:
- the mreD gene encoding rod shape-determining protein MreD, coding for MTILTWILAFLAAFVATTLPFGPVYASLHPDFVALLVLYWAIGGNGSLGYTLVWGIGLLQDLILGDVLGAHAMGLVVMLYLLYLGLTRVRRLPPWEQLFFIFLLLLTERLVVWLWQGWTTPPRWHWALLVGPAFGAALWPLWTYLLDVVFRRQIGRS